A genomic region of Xyrauchen texanus isolate HMW12.3.18 chromosome 29, RBS_HiC_50CHRs, whole genome shotgun sequence contains the following coding sequences:
- the smtla gene encoding somatolactin alpha — protein sequence MNRVKVWQAWVCTVSLWLCWGSHAVPLDCKDETGSLTRCTSISQEKLLDRIIQHAELIYSVSEEAFTLFEDMFVPYSLRALRNQGGNVCHSKPFPIPGSKSEIQQISDKWLLHSVLILVQSWIEPLIYLQTSLDRYDDAPGALLNKTKWVSDKLLSLEQGVVVLIRKMLDEGVLTSSNKHDQALNPYEGQIPEVLESVLRDYNLLTCFKKDAHKMETFLKLLKCRRSDKLSCLFH from the exons ATGAACAGAGTCAAAG TTTGGCAGGCCTGGGTGTGTACTGTGTCACTGTGGCTTTGCTGGGGTTCTCACGCTGTTCCACTGGACTGCAAAGACGAGACTGGATCACTCACCCGCTGTACATCCATCTCTCAAGAGAAACTTCTAGATCGCATCATCCAACATGCAGAACTCATCTATAGCGTCTCTGAAGAGGCCTTTACTCTTTTT GAGGATATGTTCGTCCCCTACTCTCTGCGTGCTTTGAGAAATCAGGGAGGAAACGTATGCCACAGCAAGCCCTTCCCGATACCAGGCTCTAAGAGTGAGATTCAGCAGATATCG GATAAGTGGCTCCTTCACTCCGTTCTGATACTGGTGCAGTCCTGGATAGAACCGCTGATCTATCTACAAACTAGTCTTGATCGTTATGATGACGCCCCCGGTGCGCTCCTAAACAAGACCAAGTGGGTGTCTGATAAACTGCTCAGCCTTGAGCAGGGAGTGGTGGTGCTCATCCGCAAG ATGCTGGATGAAGGGGTATTGACATCCTCCAACAAACATGATCAGGCCTTGAACCCATATGAAGGACAGATCCCAGAGGTGCTGGAGTCTGTTCTTAGGGACTACAACCTACTTACTTGCTTCAAAAAGGATGCTCACAAAATGGAGACCTTCCTAAAGCTCCTCAAATGCCGTCGGAGCGATAAGCTCAGTTGTCTTTTCCACTAA